Proteins co-encoded in one Sparus aurata chromosome 18, fSpaAur1.1, whole genome shotgun sequence genomic window:
- the LOC115569292 gene encoding uncharacterized protein LOC115569292 yields the protein MSARYYDSEKGENQIQPSTAEKRLRGCHDVTFVTETLSSTLRRLANLSVDCRREMFWMFNDDQNTTEQQVLRSLPQVEQATPDWTQMELTGTGSCDRGEEEAPLLYALLPSAEGKTLEVLPHRPRSFPRLLTSPDVCGREDEQQEEEQEEGSRYCLLSPCVCFRCPSAPPYEAQVFSAGDVQTVSSFSSEGQKHRSLTKQSHRTDIMRSDTMRTNDHRTEGGSEQSFHRDKVPWLGESSCLYPSLSLLRTDSQTELNRKHEVNCFDSSLEPDTILSCFHGNDTNVHLQWLCEVISAPDDSFQTQHPKHETPLQKL from the exons ATGTCTGCACGTTACTACGATTCTGAG AAAGGAGAAAACCAGATTCAACCTTCAACCGCGGAGAAGAGACTTCGAGGCTGCCATGATGTCACCTTCGTCACCGAGACACTGAGCTCCACCCTCCGGAGGCTTGCCAATCTGTCAGTGGACTGCAG AAGGGAGATGTTTTGGATGTTTAACGACGACCAGAACACCACCGAACAACAAGTTCTCAGGTCACTGCCACAGGTGGAACAGGCGACACCAGACTGGACGCAGATGGAGCTGACAGGCACTGGAAGCTGTGACAG gggggaggaggaggctcccctGCTCTATGCCCTGCTCCCCTCTGCTGAGGGGAAGACACTGGAGGTCCTCCCCCATCGCCCCCGCTCTTTCCCCAG ACTGTTGACCTCCCCCGATGTCTGCGGGAGGGaggatgagcagcaggaggaggagcaagaggaagGCTCCAGGTACTGCCTGCTGTCTCCCTGCGTCTGTTTCAG GTGTCCCAGCGCTCCACCGTATGAAGCTCAAGTTTTCTCAGCTGGAGACGTTCAAACTGTCTCTTCATTCAGCTCCGAAGGTCAAAAACACAGGAGTTTGACTAAGCAGTCTCACAGGACTGACATCATGAGATCAGACACCATGAGGACAAATGACCACAGGACAGAGGGGGGGAGTGAGCAGAGTTTCCACAGAGACAAAGTCCCATGGCTGGGTGAAAGTTCCTGTCTCTACCCCAGTTTGAGTCTGTTGAGGACAGACAGTCAG ACTGAACTAAACAGGAAACATGAAGTGAACTGCTTCGACTCCTCATTAGAACCTGACACCATCCTGTCCTGTTTCCATGGCAACGACACTAATGTTCACCTGCAGTGGCTCTGTGAGGTGATCTCAG ctccGGACGACTCCTTCCAAACTCAGCATCCAAAACACGAAACACCTCTGCAGAAACTGTGA